The segment GGGATATGCTTCTTGTGATGTCAAAGTCATGGATAACAGTATCTCCAAGTGACCACGACCCAACGTTGAATACTCTGTATGTTCACAAAGCCATAACATTTGATACAGGAGGGAGATCGTTCATTGACGTGTTTGATCCACCCAGACGAGTTACATACTTCGTGAACTTCTTCACACGTGCTATTACGGATGGTCAGACTGGGGATGGAGAGGGGTTAGAGGTCAACCTTGACTGTCCGATGTCCAGCTCGCAAAAGCTCGTGAAGCGAACTGATGACAAGTTGTGGACGCGGGTCCTAATGGCTGAAGCAGGTGTCGCTTACCCAGAAACTCTGGCCTTTGGCTATAAAATTCCATACCAGTACAACGTACCAAATGATGCCAAAATTAAGATAATTAAGTTCGTGTCCAAGGAGGGAATAGACAATATTGTGCAGGAGGAAATTCGGTCATACATAAACAACCTTGACGAAAGTGTAAATCGggtaaaaatgattttcttgatACTGAAACTATCAAATTTCAACAAACGCACTAAAGTAAATCAAATCATTAAATTTTGATGTAAAGGTGTAAAGAAGTAATTCAACACAttcttttctttcaaaatgTGAATGACAATTCCCGTcatttgtttgtatgttgtttaacgtcccattcgAAAGTTTTCCGTCCTGtagagacgtcatcagctgtaggtgtaGATGTGGCATTAATAGATTTTAACTTATGTGCACAATtagtagcagtgagagttctttatcgtgccaatcCCTACCATGACACGGAACGTCTGATTTTAAGGGTTATATTCGAAAGAACCCTGGCTTTCACGTCCATTGGTCatggcgaaggaacagtcactacctatgttaaatgTCTTAATGGTGTGACGCGGCGCCGGGATAAAGAATCGAATCCGAGACTTCCGGTTGGGAAGGGAGCGCGCTAACTTCTAGGTTACTGCGGCCGTTCAGATGAATTTTCtatataaattttgtttacaaagtAATGAAGTGTATTTCTTCCCATACATACTAGATTGTAGTCAAACCATCCGGAATAAGATGGCATGGCAGTATGGGTGTCTCGTATCACAGCAGAATAGATTCCAAGAGTATCTGTGACGCTGCTATTCAGGTTCTGCAGACTTTAGATCCTGGCGACGGTGTTTTAGTTGAAGTCTTCTGTGACCCGTCTGAAGAAGGTAGGGCTCAGAGCCAGTTACTGAAATGGCAATATAGtagttatttattttttaaaaattttgaaatatgaattcttCACCTTCAGATAACGAAATGAAGGACTTTTCCTTTCGTCTTCGCGCCAATGTGTGTCGTGGTCCAAACAATAAACCAGTCACAACCACCCTTATTTGTGGAGTCGGAAGAAAAAATTATCCAATCAATGGTGGCAACACAGAACCACAGTCATTAGAAACTACTTTGATTCAGTGGGGCCTTGAACAAGAAAGTGAGGAGATAATCGAAACTGTTAAGAAAAGATCACAGAATCTCCTCAGAAGCATAATCTACCATGAAAATGCGCTAACGGTGGCCGAAAAAGGAGGCATCAAAGCACAAACAGACATTATAGGTTAACCATGAATTCCATAGTACCTGCATGTACGTGTGAACAAGAATTAAACTACGATATTCTGCATCTGTTTAAGTATGTTTTCTCTGTTAACAGGAATTGACTATTGCCTAAGTAAAAGAGGTGGAAAATACGTCCCCTTTGGAATAGAAGTCAACTCTCATGATTGCACCATCAATTGTCAGCTTTACGAGTATCTGAATCCGTATCTGGCTGGAGAGTCCGTGGGACCACTGGTGGAAACGATGATTGAAAGATCTCAAAAGTACATGTTGCAGGGTAAAACCATTCTAGTCCTCAACCTGGGCGTAAACAGCAAGAGATTTATACTGGAGGCTGCAGAAAAGGACAAAATAAAGGTTTAGATACTTTCATTttgagtctctctctctctctctctctctctctctctctctcttgtacTTCATCTATTTTACTGTTGTGTACAGATTCGATTTCATTCTGAAACGCAGCTAacattgttttttcttttagatTGTTCTTGTTGACACATTTCCAGAAGAGTTGGCTCCTAGCGTCAGCCAATATATTAGGTACGAGTTTTCAGACCACCGTAAGGATGAGGTACATGCTgagaaaataatacaaattctTCAACAGCAACACATTAGAATTGATGGGTGCTGTACCTTCTGGGAAGACTGCGGGCCTCTAACTGCCCTGATCAACGACAGAATGTGTCTTACAGGCGCTGGAGTGGAAAGTGCTAAGATTGCCAAGAAGAAATCCAAAACACACCAAACCTTGTCCTGTCGAACGGGGGATATTCCTCATTTTCCTAGAACGTATTTGTATACAgaaaaatgtgtacatgtaaatgacgtTGTCAATCTGCCAGCGGCTGTTGCGGAAGTAGATCTTCCTTGCATGTTGAAGCTGGAGTATGGGTCTAGTGCAGTAGGGGTGACGCTCTGTCGTGACCTTGCCGAATGTATCCAACATTTCAACGACCTTAGAGACAAACTTACCTGTGAATCTGATTATCCAAGAATTGGACTCGGACACGGTAACAGCATGGTGGTCATGAAATATATCAAAGGGACAGAGCATGATGTAGATTTAGTAATCTACAAACGAAAACTCGTTGTAGCCTTCGTGTCCGACAATGGCCCTACTCGATCAGGATCTTTCACGGAAACTGCCGCATGCATGCCCTCATGTCTCCGTCCAGATAAGCTGGGTCAGCTCATTACGGCAGCTTACCAATGCTGCACGGAGATCGGATTGAAAAATGGCGTCTTTAATGTCGAAATGAAAATGACACCAACTGGACCAAAACTCATCGAAATCAATGCTCGAATGGGAGGCTTTTACAACAGGCACTGGATCTTAAGGTGTTATGGGGTTGATATGGTCAGGTATGCTTTCATGATAGCAAATGGAATAAAGCCTGTACCTCCCAGGGTACAGCCCTCCTGTCATATCATGGGCGTGATGTGTGTACCATCCGTACACACCGAAGTTTTTAGAGGCGAAGAATTTATGGACAAGGTGAAGGCCTTCAGGAGTCAAAGCGACGTCATTTATACTCTGATTGAAGATGATTTGAGTCATGCAACTTCTGATGCTGAAGAGCCACTCTGCAACATTGCAGTTTGCGCTGAAAGTAGAAGTTCAGCAAAAGAAAAGCTATTGAAACTCTGTAACACTCTGAAAGTTACAAGCACAAAATACGATGTAGGACACTATTTGTCAGATTTCAGGTGACGTTTACAGTTTTCGTTGTAGTTCGTTTGTAACTTTTAATCTATTGATTTGGCTTAGCAACATCCTTTATTCTTCAACGCCTTACTTGCTACGTAAAGCACTGTA is part of the Ostrea edulis chromosome 2, xbOstEdul1.1, whole genome shotgun sequence genome and harbors:
- the LOC125667616 gene encoding carnosine synthase 1-like isoform X1, encoding MEKNNLPKKNRQTTAFQKKLTADKYTTTLGSYCEWDRDVNLAPPDFVEEPPENDKHIYNYYDALQYSLYETNYPETEDRTMNPRTSPPNTGISIVILSSPVECMAILLDGGRRCPGDMLLVMSKSWITVSPSDHDPTLNTLYVHKAITFDTGGRSFIDVFDPPRRVTYFVNFFTRAITDGQTGDGEGLEVNLDCPMSSSQKLVKRTDDKLWTRVLMAEAGVAYPETLAFGYKIPYQYNVPNDAKIKIIKFVSKEGIDNIVQEEIRSYINNLDESVNRIVVKPSGIRWHGSMGVSYHSRIDSKSICDAAIQVLQTLDPGDGVLVEVFCDPSEEDNEMKDFSFRLRANVCRGPNNKPVTTTLICGVGRKNYPINGGNTEPQSLETTLIQWGLEQESEEIIETVKKRSQNLLRSIIYHENALTVAEKGGIKAQTDIIGIDYCLSKRGGKYVPFGIEVNSHDCTINCQLYEYLNPYLAGESVGPLVETMIERSQKYMLQGKTILVLNLGVNSKRFILEAAEKDKIKIVLVDTFPEELAPSVSQYIRYEFSDHRKDEVHAEKIIQILQQQHIRIDGCCTFWEDCGPLTALINDRMCLTGAGVESAKIAKKKSKTHQTLSCRTGDIPHFPRTYLYTEKCVHVNDVVNLPAAVAEVDLPCMLKLEYGSSAVGVTLCRDLAECIQHFNDLRDKLTCESDYPRIGLGHGNSMVVMKYIKGTEHDVDLVIYKRKLVVAFVSDNGPTRSGSFTETAACMPSCLRPDKLGQLITAAYQCCTEIGLKNGVFNVEMKMTPTGPKLIEINARMGGFYNRHWILRCYGVDMVRYAFMIANGIKPVPPRVQPSCHIMGVMCVPSVHTEVFRGEEFMDKVKAFRSQSDVIYTLIEDDLSHATSDAEEPLCNIAVCAESRSSAKEKLLKLCNTLKVTSTKYDVGHYLSDFR
- the LOC125667616 gene encoding carnosine synthase 1-like isoform X2, whose translation is MCRRLGTLMCRCYIKFHLLKVFHRSVRCLSPSGFKDRATKRMEKNNLPKKNRQTTAFQKKLTADKYTTTLGSYCEWDRDVNLAPPDFVEEPPENDKHIYNYYDALQYSLYETNYPETEDRTMNPRTSPPNTGISIVILSSPVECMAILLDGGRRCPGDMLLVMSKSWITVSPSDHDPTLNTLYVHKAITFDTGGRSFIDVFDPPRRVTYFVNFFTRAITDGQTGDGEGLEVNLDCPMSSSQKLVKRTDDKLWTRVLMAEAGVAYPETLAFGYKIPYQYNVPNDAKIKIIKFVSKEGIDNIVQEEIRSYINNLDESVNRIVVKPSGIRWHGSMGVSYHSRIDSKSICDAAIQVLQTLDPGDGVLVEVFCDPSEEDNEMKDFSFRLRANVCRGPNNKPVTTTLICGVGRKNYPINGGNTEPQSLETTLIQWGLEQESEEIIETVKKRSQNLLRSIIYHENALTVAEKGGIKAQTDIIGIDYCLSKRGGKYVPFGIEVNSHDCTINCQLYEYLNPYLAGESVGPLVETMIERSQKYMLQGKTILVLNLGVNSKRFILEAAEKDKIKIVLVDTFPEELAPSVSQYIRYEFSDHRKDEVHAEKIIQILQQQHIRIDGCCTFWEDCGPLTALINDRMCLTGAGVESAKIAKKKSKTHQTLSCRTGDIPHFPRTYLYTEKCVHVNDVVNLPAAVAEVDLPCMLKLEYGSSAVGVTLCRDLAECIQHFNDLRDKLTCESDYPRIGLGHGNSMVVMKYIKGTEHDVDLVIYKRKLVVAFVSDNGPTRSGSFTETAACMPSCLRPDKLGQLITAAYQCCTEIGLKNGVFNVEMKMTPTGPKLIEINARMGGFYNRHWILRCYGVDMVRYAFMIANGIKPVPPRVQPSCHIMGVMCVPSVHTEVFRGEEFMDKVKAFRSQSDVIYTLIEDDLSHATSDAEEPLCNIAVCAESRSSAKEKLLKLCNTLKVTSTKYDVGHYLSDFR